The Anaerosporomusa subterranea genome contains the following window.
CATGGCAAACCCACGATTCTCGGCGCAGTCAGCGGTTGTGTCGCCGGTTTGGTTGCCATTACTCCCGGAGCCGGTTTTGTTGGCGTCATGCCTGCCATTATCATCGGCCTGATTGGCGGTATCGTCTGCTTTGGTGCTGTTAGCATTGTAAAGGCCAAACTTGGCTATGATGATTCACTGGATGCGTTTGGCGTCCATGGCGTTGGCGGCACCTGGGGTGCACTGGCTACCGGCTTATTCAGTTCAAAAGCGATTAACCCCGCCGGCGCCGATGGGCTGTTCTTTGGCAATCCGGAACAACTGCTGCTTCAATTCTACGGTGCAGCCGCTACCTGGATTGTTGCGATAGTAGCAACCTTGATTATTCTCAAAGGTCTCAGTCTTGTGATGAAACTACGGGTTGAGGAAGAAGCAGAAATACAAGGCCTTGACCTCAGCGAACATGGCGAGCGCGGTTATGCTTACCAAGATCTTGCCTCCGGCTCACCGATCTCATTATCTGCCTTTGCCGCTATGGATGATAGTGTACCCATCCCCAGCGTAGCCCGTAAAGCAGAAGCGTAGGAGGAAGAATGATGCGAAAGATGACTAAAATCGATATTATCACTCGCCCTGGCAAGCTCGAAGAGCTTAAAGAAGCGATGTACGCAATCGGCGTTACCGGCATGACCGTCTCCCAAGTCTTTGGCTGCGGACTGCAAAAAGGACACACTGAAGTCTACCGTGGTCAGGAGTATGCAATCAATCTGCTGCCAAAGATTAAAATTGAAATTGTTGTCTGTGAAGTCCCTGTCGAAGCAGTGCTGGAAGCGGCAAAGAAAGCTTGTCGCACTGGCAAGATCGGCGATGGAAAAATTTTCGTCTATCCAATCGAGAATGCGATCCGCATCCGTACAGGCGAAGAAGGCGACATTGCCATCATGGATCCGGAAGATGTAGAGAAATAAGACAATACTATTCAGGCAACACAAAGTCCTCGCAATCTGCGAGGACTTTGTGTTGTATACTGACTTTTGCAATTGACACAAATTCCATTTACTGGTAGGATTTTCCTAAGGATAAGCGACGAAAACATCCCTTATCCTCGGGAATCCCTAAATGGATATGGAGGTGTCATTGTGTTCGAGGAAAGTAAGAACTCGCCAGGATCAGTCAAAGTCCCTTGGTACGGCTACGCAGCTCTGTTATTTGCCATTCTCTTCTTTTCAGGGCTGTTGACCAAACAGCAAGGACCAATTACCGCATTGGATTTCAATACTATCAACGGCACTTTCGGTACCATGAAAGACACCGCTAAGGCTACTTTCCAAGGGCAGGGCGGTATCGGGGCGCGTGACGGCTTCCTGTTTGCCCTCACACTATTTCCAGCCGTCATGCTGGCGCTGGGAGTCGTGGAAATTGTCGACCACCTGGGCGGCCTAAAAGCTGGGCAGAAGCTATTAACCCCGGTACTAAAGCCCCTTCTGGGCATTCCCGGAATTGCCGGCCTGGCGCTGGTCAGTAGCCTGCAGAGCACCGATGCCGGCGCTAGCATGACCCGCATGCTGAAAGAATCAGGAACGATCACAGAAAGAGAAAAGACGATATTCGCCGCCTTTCAGTTCTCCGCCGGCGGCACAATTACTAACTTCCTCTCTACCGGTGCCGCACTATTTGCAATGTGCACAGTTCCGATCGCCTTGCCGCTGGCACTTATCTTCATCCTGAAATTTTTCGGTGCCAACTTAATGCGCATCTATCTGGGCAAAGTCGATAAGGAGGGGATTTGATATGACGCAAAGAACCTTAGCC
Protein-coding sequences here:
- a CDS encoding P-II family nitrogen regulator, encoding MRKMTKIDIITRPGKLEELKEAMYAIGVTGMTVSQVFGCGLQKGHTEVYRGQEYAINLLPKIKIEIVVCEVPVEAVLEAAKKACRTGKIGDGKIFVYPIENAIRIRTGEEGDIAIMDPEDVEK
- a CDS encoding nucleoside recognition domain-containing protein, with the protein product MFEESKNSPGSVKVPWYGYAALLFAILFFSGLLTKQQGPITALDFNTINGTFGTMKDTAKATFQGQGGIGARDGFLFALTLFPAVMLALGVVEIVDHLGGLKAGQKLLTPVLKPLLGIPGIAGLALVSSLQSTDAGASMTRMLKESGTITEREKTIFAAFQFSAGGTITNFLSTGAALFAMCTVPIALPLALIFILKFFGANLMRIYLGKVDKEGI